One Spinacia oleracea cultivar Varoflay chromosome 4, BTI_SOV_V1, whole genome shotgun sequence DNA segment encodes these proteins:
- the LOC130471627 gene encoding uncharacterized protein: protein MTTGEMTIAEMKAAYEKAQAELAQERASNETLQKELESVKSNKHQSRYKGGKPKKLTFEMPDDFEDVTDDEEETREEEDKEAPDPVTQRLNKVDARMTKHYSRLMKLMTRFPGAPTPVETEPTDGYAASPFCEAIARVTVPHTLRLPTWTTLYDGTSDPYRHVNFYKQRMWQIGIPHDLVEPVMCKSFGGTLDGAALEWLTNVPPRSISCLSDLINAFYQQFASSRQLEKQTSDLYRTAIEAFKRGLIPNLELYREITKYPCATFEEVRSRATAQMRIEDDEVIRTASQRSIGGSSDRRSYTPRNNNWRHQPYVRQNQVQSVNQYYDTNNVYRNERVEHPNISDYGFNVDIGGVVNALQNVGGTVRWPRKNDRPDSMKDMSKWCDFHCDNGHTTEECISLRKEVAYLLKRGHLKELLSDKGKETFSKEQTTLPGPATSSERPDPPPFSKVVNVISGGSDICGLTSSAAKKINRGESETVEEGQTEDEVALHRSLTAMAITFDDSDSVDTQREHHDELVISLPIGNALIKRILVDNGSSANVLFLEALQEMGLEEKNIVRRSTFLVGFSGEALRTVGEISLPTYAEGVNMMTKFNVVDCPSAYNVILGRPWIHKMKAVPSTYHQSIKFPTKWGVMEIKGQQRDAKKCYETALKPSKSPI, encoded by the exons ATGACTACTGGAGAGATGACGATCGCAGAGATGAAGGCGGCTTACGAGAAAGCCCAAGCCGAGCTAGCCCAAGAGAGGGCATCCAATGAAACCCTCCAGAAAGAGCTCGAATCTGTAAAGAGCAACAAGCACCAGTCCCGCTACAAAGGTGGGAAGCCAAAAAAGCTAACGTTCGAGATGCCCGATGACTTTGAAGATGTGACCGACGATGAGGAGGAAACCCGTGAGGAAGAAGACAAAGAAGCTCCCGATCCGGTGACCCAACGCCTGAACAAGGTGGATGCACGCATGACAAAGCACTATTCCCGCCTGATGAAGTTGATGACCAGGTTCCCCGGGGCACCTACACCAGTGGAGACCGAGCCGACCGACGGGTATGCCGCGTCGCCGTTCTGCGAAGCGATCGCTAGAGTGACAGTTCCGCACACACTCCGGCTCCCAACCTGGACCACCCTGTACGACGGGACATCCGACCCCTATAGGCACGTCAACTTCTACAAGCAGCGCATGTGGCAGATCGGGATTCCGCACGACCTAGTGGAACCTGTTATGTGCAAATCATTCGGCGGCACCCTTGATGGAGCAGCTTTGGAATGGCTCACGAACGTCCCTCCCAGATCCATCTCCTGTTTGTCCGACCTCATCAACGCCTTCTATCAACAATTCGCCAGCAGTCGCCAGTTAGAAAAACAAACCAGTGATCTCTATCG GACTGCTATTGAGGCGTTCAAGAGAGGCCTCATCCCCAATTTGGAGCTATACCGGGAaataaccaaatacccctgtgCAACTTTCGAAGAGGTGCGATCAAGGGCCACCGCCCAGATGCGAATCGAAGACGACGAGGTTATCCGAACAGCATCTCAACGATCGATAGGGGGCAGCAGCGACAGAAGATCGTACACCCCAAGGAACAACAATTGGCGACACCAACCATATGTTCGGCAAAACCAGGTACAAAGTGTCAATCAGTATTATGATACTAACAATGTTTACAGGAACGAGCGGGTCGAACACCCTAACATCTCCGACTACGGCTTCAACGTCGACATTGGAGGTGTGGTGAACGCCCTTCAAAATGTAGGTGGAACAGTCAGATGGCCCCGGAAGAACGACAGACCGGACTCCATGAAGGACATGAGCAAATGGTGCGACTTCCACTGCGACAACGGACACACAACCGAGGAATGCATCTCCCTCAGAAAGGAAGTCGCATACCTCCTGAAACGGGGGCATCTAAAGGAACTGTTGAGCGACAAGGGAAAAGAAACATTTTCCAAAGAGCAAACCACCCTGCCCGGCCCAGCGACAAGCAGCGAGCGACCAGACCCACCACCATTCAGTAAAGTGGTAAATGTTATTTCCGGTGGTTCAGATATTTGTGGACTAACCtcttctgcagctaaaaaaATTAACAGGGGAGAATCTGAGACCGTAGAAGAGGGACAAACCGAAGACGAGGTCGCACTACACAGGTCCCTGACCGCAATGGCTATCACTTTCGACGATTCAGATTCTGTAGATACACAGCGGGAGCACCACGACGAGTTGGTAATATCGCTCCCAATAGGGAACGCATTGATCAAAAGGATACTGGTCGACAACGGAAGCTCAGCCAACGTACTGTTCTTGGaagcactacaagaaatgggATTAGAAGAGAAAAACATAGTAAGGAGATCAACATTTCTGGTAGGGTTCAGTGGAGAAGCACTACGGACGGTAGGAGAGATATCGCTGCCTACATACGCAGAAGGCGTCAACATGATGACCAAGTTCAACGTCGTCGATTGTCCATCAGCGTACAACGTCATCCTAGGACgaccatggatccacaaaatgaagGCAGTGCCATCAACATATCACCAATCAATCAAGTTTCCAACCAAGTGGGGggtcatggaaatcaaagggCAGCAAAGGGATGCGAAGAAATGTTACGAGACAGCACTGAAACCATCCAAGTCACccatctag